In Syntrophorhabdaceae bacterium, the genomic window TCGATATCTGGTGTTACGGATTCACACAGATGTTCAACAACGTCGTTGCCCATTCGGAAAGCGAAAGCGCCTTCGTGCAGGTCAAGAAGACAGCCTTTTCGACGAAAATGATACTGTGGGACCGGGGAGTGGGCATTTTTGACAACATCAGGTCGCACATGAACCTTCTCGATGAGCGCCATGCTGTCCTGGAGTTGACAAAGGGGAAACTTACGACGGACCCGGCCGCCCATTCCGGCCAGGGCATCTTTTTTACCACCCGCGCGTTCGATACGTTCAGCATCCTGTCGGGTGGTGTATTTCTCTCGCATGCGTGCGGCGAAACTGACGATTGGACCCTCGAAACTCAGCAGGAGGGGTCGGGCACCTTGATAACGATGACGCTCAGAAACGACACGTCGCGATGCATAAAAGACATTTACGACACTTTTCCGTCAGATAAGGCCTCCGGTTTTTCCACCACTGTCGTTCCTGCGCATCTGGCACAATGTGGAACAGAAAAACTTGTCTCCCGGTCAGAGGCAAAACGGCTTCTGGAAAGGACGGATTGCTTCGAGACGGTGCTCGTCGACTTCGGCGGGGTCGAATCGATCGGAGAGGCTTTTGCCGACGAGATCTTCCGCGTCTTTGCCAAGGACCATCCCGAAGTGGAGATTCGGGAGGTCAGAGCGCGCAGGGAAGTGCAGGATGTCATCGAAGGGGTGAGAAAAGTCAATCTCTCGCCCCTTCGTCGCTAGAGTTCCTCGCATGAACTCACGGAGAATGCATGGAGGAAAAGAGAAGGAATACCCCGGAACCCTCGATTACTGTGACGAATGTGAAGTATTAAACGAAAAGCAACGGCAACCCCTTTGAATAGGTTCTATAAACCCTATTAAAAGAACATTGAGTCTTTGTTTGTTCTTTTGCGCCCGCTTAAAGCGCGACGCAAATACCAGCTGATCCAAGCGGTCGGCAGTTCTCCCTCGCTCCCTCAAGCGATGCTGAAAGGCATTCATTTCCTCCTAGGTAAGTTTCACCACGTGGACTTCGGCTTCTT contains:
- a CDS encoding STAS-like domain-containing protein, which translates into the protein MKKSGEAVRAFIMRNVEDRSKGLVARATGQFGISRQAVHKHLRLLVDAKVLSRAGHGGYELCTLEDHKKILAVTDGAPEDIVWRTEIRDMMGDLPENALDIWCYGFTQMFNNVVAHSESESAFVQVKKTAFSTKMILWDRGVGIFDNIRSHMNLLDERHAVLELTKGKLTTDPAAHSGQGIFFTTRAFDTFSILSGGVFLSHACGETDDWTLETQQEGSGTLITMTLRNDTSRCIKDIYDTFPSDKASGFSTTVVPAHLAQCGTEKLVSRSEAKRLLERTDCFETVLVDFGGVESIGEAFADEIFRVFAKDHPEVEIREVRARREVQDVIEGVRKVNLSPLRR